The following nucleotide sequence is from Rhodothermus sp..
AAGTTTACCCTTGAATATGTTGGGGAGCATCCTACGATTCAACGGTTGAAAGCGATGCTGCCGCGCGTGGCCGCCAACAAGGCGCCTGTATTCATTCAGGGCGAAAGCGGTACCGGCAAAGAAATTCTCGCCCGACTGATTCACCAGATGAGCGATCGCGCCGAAGGGCCATTCGTGGCGATTAACTGTGCGAACCTGCCCCATGAACTTGTCGAAAGCCATTTGTTCGGGCATCGGAAGGGGGCGTTTACCGGAGCGATCGAAGACATGACCGGGGCCTTTGAACGGGCAGACGGTGGCACCCTGCTGTTGGATGAAATTACAGAAATTGATCTGGCCATTCAGGCCAAGCTGCTACGGGTGCTTCAGGAGAGCGAAATTCAAAAAGTAGGATCTACAGAGACACGTAAGGTAGATGTGCGCGTCATTGCCACCAGCAACCGTGATCTGGGAGAAGCCATCGCCAAAGGACAGTTTCGCGAAGACCTGTACCATCGACTGAGTGTGTTTCCTCTGAGTGTCCCCCCGCTGCGGGAGCGTCTTTCAGACATTCCCCTGCTGGTGGCTCACTTTATCAAAAAGTACTGTGCATTGTACGGCCTGCCGCCTAAACAGGTGGCGCCGGCGCTGATGGAGCGTTTTATGCGCTACCACTGGCCGGGTAACGTACGTCAACTGGAAAACTATGTGCAGCGTGGCGTGCTGTTGTCGGCCGATCGCTCGGTAATCGAAGAAGAAGACGTTTTCAACGACTTTTTTGCCGATGCCGAGCCGGCCCGCCACAAAGCACAGGAGCAAGAAGAACTTCTGGCGCGCGTGCAGACGATTGAAGAGATGGAGCGGGAAATGATTCTGCGCGCGCTGAAAGAGACCAATAACAACCAGCAGCTGGCCGCACAAAAACTGGGGATCAGCGCCCGCACGATTCGTAATAAACTCAAGCGCTACCGCGAGCAGGGCCTGATCTCCTGAACGGAACGGCTACTGCTGCGGTAGGCTGTCGGCGAGCATCTCTTCCACAATGCGTTCCGCAATTTCCTTAATGATGGCGGGCTGC
It contains:
- a CDS encoding sigma-54 dependent transcriptional regulator, with protein sequence MAAPQREVPHILLVDDEHLLHTLFERLFTRHGMRLTSCYNALKAMEVLKKEAHAFDLVITDFKMPDMDGLELLAYIREEHPDLQVIMITAHANVQHAVRAMQNGAIDYIPKPFSTEELVERVQAALARRRARQEAQPSARPARRRRKFTLEYVGEHPTIQRLKAMLPRVAANKAPVFIQGESGTGKEILARLIHQMSDRAEGPFVAINCANLPHELVESHLFGHRKGAFTGAIEDMTGAFERADGGTLLLDEITEIDLAIQAKLLRVLQESEIQKVGSTETRKVDVRVIATSNRDLGEAIAKGQFREDLYHRLSVFPLSVPPLRERLSDIPLLVAHFIKKYCALYGLPPKQVAPALMERFMRYHWPGNVRQLENYVQRGVLLSADRSVIEEEDVFNDFFADAEPARHKAQEQEELLARVQTIEEMEREMILRALKETNNNQQLAAQKLGISARTIRNKLKRYREQGLIS